The genomic window GACGATGCCCGCCACGACGTCGGTGTGGCCGTTGATGAACTTGGTCATCGAGTGCAGGACGACGTCCGCGCCCATCTCCAGCGGGCGCTGCAGCAGGGGCGAGCAGAAGGTGTTGTCCACGCACAGCAGGGCGCCGCCCGCGTGCGCGATCTCGGCGCAGGCGCGGATGTCGGTCAGCTTCAGCGTGGGGTTCGAGGGGGTCTCGATGTAGACCAGCTTCGTCTCGGGACGCATCGCCCGCGCCACGTTCTGCGCGTCGGACGAGTCGACGAAGGTCGCGCTCACGCCGTAGCGCTTGTACTCGGTCTCCAGCACCATGCGCGACGGGCCGTACAGCGACTCGGTGGCCACGACGTGCGAGCCCTGGCCCAGCAGCGCGAAGTAGACGGTGTTGACCGCGGCCATGCCCGAGGCCGCGCCCAGCGCGCCGCAGCCGCCCTCCATCAGGGCGATCGCCTCTTCGAGGTGGTCGGTGGTCGGGTTGCCCAGGCGCGTGTAGATGTGGCCGGGGTCGCGGCCCGCGAAGCGGTCGGCGCCCTCGTCGGCGTCGCGGAAGCGGAAGGTGGAGGACTGGTAGATCGGGATGGACACGGCCCCGGTCTCGGGGTCCGGCCGCTGGCCGGCGTGGACCACCTTGGTGTGCATGCGCATCTTGGAGAGGTCGTGCATGGGGCTTCCTTTCGGGGGCGTCGGCATCCAGGGTCCTACACCGGGGCTTCGGGGCCGGTTCCGGCTTGTCGGGGGTCCGGCTCCTCCCTATAATAGGCCCCCCGCCCTCGAAGGCAAGACCCTCGAAAGTCCACGTTTTTTCTGGAGGTTCCGTGATGAAGGCGACCTCGACGGGCCGCAGGTTCCCGCTCGTCATGCTGGCGATGCTCGCCCTCGCGGCGACGACGTCCGTCGCGGCGGAGCGGCCGCGCGATCCCTGGCCCTACCTGCCCTCGGACGACATCGGCGCGGTCGACTGGCGCGCCGCCCATCCGACCTGGGACGGGCGCGGCGTCGTCATCGCGATCCTCGACACCGGGGTCGACGGCTACGCCCCGGGCCTGACCGCCACCTCCACCGGCGGCCAGAAGCTGCTCGACACCCGGGATTTTACCGACGAGGGCGTCTGGGAGGTCGTCGCGGTCGAGCTGGAAGACGACGCCTTCGTCCATCCCGACGGCATGCGCCTGGAGGGTGCGGCCGCCCTGGCGGTGGCCCCGCCGTCCGACGACAAGGCCTACC from bacterium includes these protein-coding regions:
- a CDS encoding PLP-dependent aspartate aminotransferase family protein codes for the protein MHDLSKMRMHTKVVHAGQRPDPETGAVSIPIYQSSTFRFRDADEGADRFAGRDPGHIYTRLGNPTTDHLEEAIALMEGGCGALGAASGMAAVNTVYFALLGQGSHVVATESLYGPSRMVLETEYKRYGVSATFVDSSDAQNVARAMRPETKLVYIETPSNPTLKLTDIRACAEIAHAGGALLCVDNTFCSPLLQRPLEMGADVVLHSMTKFINGHTDVVAGIVTARDPELFKRLAKVHKNMGGTMDPHQAWLVLRGLRTLALRMEKAQANSQVLAPFLENHPKVAWVRYPGLASHPQHALAASQMDGPGAVISFGVRGGLEAGKTVINNVQIPTLAVSLGGIESLIEHPASMTHAGIPQAERKAADITDDLVRLAVGCEDAADLQADLERALDMI